Proteins from one Eriocheir sinensis breed Jianghai 21 chromosome 27, ASM2467909v1, whole genome shotgun sequence genomic window:
- the LOC127004275 gene encoding serine/threonine-protein kinase pkn2-like encodes MASTHTVSLLIADGPPGPPARGAGARGPPPRRAAWRARKSTQRRARPDRLNSLDFIHSCDARIQTSYAVAQNTAPPQGLSLEDDLAELVAQQNLSLPWVDSPPPVTVINRLGEGAYGTVDLVDCGGEVVVRKVFKYQDSYAEAYALCLLQGAGGAPVLLGVNPQPLTLFISFCGSSLTLDAYLESRPPLDLLLHVLLDLSVKLQQVHDAGLVHLDLKGDNVLVSQTPQGGLETHVIDFGLASLPGRDSGFRDVDLDRYNWMCPQACRGGTVTFAADVYALGRLIQTVQRHFLGDFLYTLLGHVADLALTPEPSQRPPLWAITAFLRRLQDPDPTDSPQHSPPSPSPPPSPSSRSPPPSPPTPQSPPSPPSLGPPPSPCFVRLLMRGIMNVMRVAMEMTFE; translated from the coding sequence ATGGCCAGCACACACACAGTGTCTCTGCTGATCGCCGACGGTCCTCCCGGCCCCCCCGCTCGGGGCGCCGGGGCTCGAGGGCCCCCGCCACGCCGAGCTGCCTGGCGGGCCCGGAAGAGCACGCAAAGACGGGCACGTCCCGATCGCCTGAATTCACTGGATTTCATCCACAGCTGCGACGCCCGAATACAGACCAGCTACGCTGTAGCACAAAACACGGCACCTCCTCAGGGCCTTTCATTGGAAGATGATTTGGCTGAACTTGTAGCTCAGCAAAACTTATCCCTGCCTTGGGTGGACAGTCCGCCACCAGTGACTGTGATTAACAGGCTGGGCGAAGGGGCCTACGGCACAGTGGACTTGGTTGACTGTggcggtgaggtggtggtgaggaaagtgTTTAAATACCAAGACAGTTACGCTGAGGCTTACGCTCTGTGCCTCCTGCAAGGGGCAGGCGGCGCCCCTGTGCTGCTGGGAGTGAACCCACAGCCCCTCACCCTGTTCATCTCATTCTGCGGCTCCAGCCTCACCCTGGACGCCTACCTAGAGTCCCGCCCCCCCCTGGACCTGCTGCTGCACGTCCTGCTGGACCTGAGCGTCAAGCTGCAGCAGGTGCACGACGCTGGCCTGGTGCACCTGGACCTGAAGGGCGACAACGTCCTGGTGAGCCAAACGCCGCAGGGAGGTCTGGAGACCCACGTCATAGACTTCGGCCTCGCCTCACTGCCCGGGCGAGACAGCGGCTTCAGGGACGTGGACCTGGACCGCTACAACTGGATGTGTCCCCAGGCGTGCCGCGGCGGCACCGTCACTTTCGCCGCCGACGTGTACGCGCTGGGCCGCCTCATCCAGACGGTGCAGCGGCACTTCCTGGGCGACTTCCTCTACACCCTGCTGGGCCACGTGGCCGACCTGGCCCTCACGCCCGAGCCCAGCCAGCGCCCGCCGCTGTGGGCCATCACGGCCTTCCTGCGCCGCCTGCAAGACCCAGACCCTACTGACAGCCCCCAACATTCACCGCCCAGCCCCAGCCCCCCACCCTCACCGTCCAGCCGCAGTCCCCCACCCTCACCGCCCACCCCACAGAGCCCACCCTCACCGCCCAGCCTCGGCCCCCCACCCTCGCCGTGCTTCGTGAGACTACTTATGAGAGGAATAATGAACGTTATGAGGGTTGCGATGGAAATGACATTCGagtaa